The genome window GGGGGATATTTTCAAGCATCGTTTTAAAGGTTGGAATGCGTTTATTTTAACTGGCAATAAGGAGTTGGGTAAAAAGGTGGGACTCAGGACATCGCGGCGAATTCCTGTTTATAATGGATCGATTCCGTGTACGTTGCTCAAGTATGAACTGTATTAAATATTTATAGAACATATCTCACTCAACTTGGCAATAGCCAATATTAATTGGAAGAGGTTAGGCTAAATGAAAATCTTTGAAATTGACGAGCACAAGCTCATTTTAGGAGATGTGTTAGAAGTGCTTGGCAGTGAAATTCAAGACAACTCAATAGATTTGATTTTTGCCGATCCCCCCTATAATATTGGCAAAAATTTTAATGGTTTTAAAGACAAGTGGGAATTTGAAAATGATTATTTAGAATGGAGTTATAGTTGGTTAAACTTATGTGTTAACAAGCTCAAGCATAACGGCAGTTTGTATCTAATGGCGTCAACTCAAAGTATGCCCTACTTTGATTTATATTTGCGCGATCGTTTAACAATCCTTTCTCGAATAGTGTGGTATTATGACAGTTCGGGCGTACAAGCAAAAAAATTTTACGGTTCTCTGTACGAACCAATTTTATATTGCGTCAAAGACAAACGAAATTATACATTCAATTCCTCAGATATTCTGGTAGAGGCAAAAACCGGATCTGTTAGAAAGCTAATTGACTACCGCAAGGCTACACCATCAGTATATAATTCTAAAAAAGTTCCAGGTAATGTGTGGGAGTTTCCGAGAGTGAGATATCGTATGCGTGAGTATGAGGAACATCCTACCCAAAAACCAACATCATTGTTAGAAAGAATTATCAAAGCCAGTAGTAATGAGGGCGACGTTGTACTAGATATATTTTCGGGAACTTTTACAACATCATTTGTTGCCAAGCAGCTTAACAGAAAGTCAATCGGCATAGAATTACAAGAAAAGTATCTACAAATAGGATTGCGGAGGTTGCAAATTACCCCCGATGAGAGTGAAGAGGCTCTCATGTCTGAAGTCAAATCCGGTGAAGTTTCGCCACAGCAGCTAACAATAAACTTACAGCTATAATAAAAATGGAACATGAATTTACAAAAATAATTAAGGCCATTTTAGAGGAGAACTTTGGCGACGAGGGGGATCAAATAGTCCGTGAAAGTCAGCTAATTTCATATTTGAATATCAAGACTAAATCTTCAAATAAAGGCTCAAAATCAAGAGGAAGTTTTGCCAACTTATACGCAATCTATGTTTTAGTGGAAGATTATTTGGGGAAAAATTTCGATCGGACAGGAATGTATTCAGATTATGAAGGTGCAGTTTATACGAATCTTTTTAAGAGACAGCGTGAATTACCATTCGGGCAAAAGCTTCAAAATCATGGCTTGAACCATAGGATGAATGAAGAATTTAAAAAATATTTTCCCACTTGTGAGTTCATCCCTATTTTGAGAAATCAGAAAAATAACAGGTATTGGTTTAACGAAAATTTATTAAAAGTCAAAATCAATGAGAATGAACACAATATAGCAGAAACAGTAATCCACATAATTGATGCTTACGTTGAAGCTAAGAGAGATAGCTTTGAAAAGTTTATTCAAATCTGTAAAGATGCTCAAAGATTGACAGAGGTTCAAGTCAGAGAATTTATAAAACAAATGGTAGCGCCAAATGTAGATGCTCGAATTTTCGAGATAGTCAGCTACAGTATATTAAAATACTACTACAATGACCGAGTTATTTATTGGGGTTATGCACTAGACAGACTCCAGCAAGAAAATTTAAAGCTGTTTAAAACAGGTAGGACAAATGCTAATGATGGGGGAATTGACTTTGTAATGAAACCCCTAGGACGTTTTTTTCAGGTGACTGAAACTGTAGATGTAAATAAATATTTCCTAGACATTGATAAAATTGAAAGGTATCCGATCACATTTGTAGTTAAATCTTTAGATTCAGATAGTGAAATTAAATCAAAGATTGAAGCACAAGCTCGAAAGCTGTATTCCATAAATGCTATAGTATCTCAGTATATGCAATGTATACAAGAAATAATCAATGTTCCTATTCTGATAGAAAGATTTGAACAAGCGGTTGCCAAAGGGTACTTAAGCAATGTATTGAACGAGATTATTAAGCAGAGCAGATTAGAATTTAATTATGAAGATGAGGAAGAAAGTCTGGAAATTGAACTATTAGACGTTGCTCTAGATGATGAATGATTCAGTCATTCGATTTTAGATTTTAGATTTTAGATTTTAGAGTGACCCCACGGATAAATCCGGGGGCTTGAGGATGCAAGGATTTTGGATTTTGGATTGATTCCACGGATAAATCACGTGGCGGGTACCATCAAGAAATTATTGGTCATAAATTCCGCCTGCTTTAGACAATTATTGTTTCCTTACCTTTAACATCTACACTGGCAACAAAGAAACGTGAGCCGAAACAATCTTCCACCCTTGAGGAAACTTCCGCCACATCTGACTCTGCCGCCCCAGCCGCACCACTCCATCCATTACACGGCGGAATTCCAGCGTCACAGCCGCCGTGTCTCTGTCGAATGTCACGACTTTGAGGTTGAACATTTCTCGATCGACATTTACAGGCGATCGTCCTTTGCGAAAAGCCCTCACCTCATCGCTCCCGTACAGGTTCTCCGTCACCCCAAACCGCACGACTTCCGGCGCATCCCAGAACAAATTATCGAGAGTTTCAATATCGTTCGTACACAGAGCTTTTTCGTATTTTAAATATAGTTCAGTTAACTCAGTCACCACAGCATAATCATTGATAACAGTCATTCGATTTTCGATTTTAGATTTTTGATTTTCGATTGACACCACGGATAAATCCGGGGGCTTTTCGATTTGAGATTTGAGATTTTTGATTTTCGATTGACACCACGGATCAATCTGGGGGCTTTTCGATTTGAGATTTGAGATTTTTGATTTTCGATTGACACCACGGATCAATCTGGGGGCTTTTCGATTTGAGATTTTTGATTTTTGATTTTCGATTGACACCACGGATCAATCTGGGGGCTTGAGGATGCAATGATATTGGATTTTGGATTGATTCAACGGATAAATTCCGGGGCTTGTACCATCAAGAAATTATTGTCATAAATTGTAGATTTTAAAACTCTTAATTTTCACAAGTTGTGTTTGCAATAAGGACGAAAATCCTTACTACAAACGCAACTAATTAGAGGAAATTAATGCTCAATTTTCAGCGAAATAATTTTGTCACCTTGGCGGATAGCATTGACGACAGACATATCCTCAGTTTTGCCAAAAGTTGTGTGAACTCCATCTAGATGAGACTGGGGAGAATGGCAAATAAAGAATTGGCTGCCACCCGTATCGCGGCCTGCGTGAGCCATCGATAAAGTTCCTGCCAAATGTTTGTTGGAGTTAATTTCGCACTTGATTTTGTAGCCGGGGCCGCCCGTTCCATTGCCTTTGGGACAGCCACCTTGAATCATAAAGTTAGGAATGACTCGGTGAAAAGTCAATCCATCGTAAAAACCTTTTTCCGCCAAGTCAACAAAATTCTTCACTGTGTTAGGCGCATCCGCATCGAACAATTCCAAATTGATTGTGCCTTTCTCGGTTTCCATAATAGCGCGGGTCATGATTTCTCCTGGCTTCCTAAAATGATTGTGTTGCCTGCGTGTTAATTGCGGACTTCGCTTTTATAGCGACAGGTTTCAAACTGTCGTTATATTGTGGCTTCCAGAAGTGTAGCATATTCCGGCAACTCTCATAGGACTTATGTGCGCTTTCTGAGGAAACCCGGTTTATTGCGAGATTTCTGGTTAGCAAAGCCAATATTTTCTGAGACACCGGGTTTGTTACCCTCTGTCATATTTTAATTGTTTGTCACTTGCGGGCGATCGGGTTCTTCCTGAATATCGCTCATATTAAAAATGAAAGGAACCCGACTCGAACCTGCGCCCATAACCAGCACTTTTGGCATCTGAGCTCCCCCGCTTCTCCAAGCTTCGATCGCCTCTTTTTGCAGAACTAAATTGCCGCCCTGAGCCTTCAAAGTTTCAGCCAAAAGTCTTTGAGCTTCAGCCCTACCTTGAGCGCGGTTAATGTCGGCTTGAGCCTGCTGTTCTGCTTCCTGAGCCACATAAACAGCCCTTTGTGCCCGCTGTTCAGCAACCTGTTTCTCCTCAACCGCTTTCGCAAAATCTGTCGAGAATCGAATGTTAACAACGCTCGTATCGAGTACGATTACATCATATTTGGATAGCCTGTCCTTCAGCGCAGTATCAAAGTCTCGCTTCAGTTCACTTCTTTGAGTAATAGATTGTTCGGCGGTTCTCAGTGCAGCGGCTGTTTTAAATGCTTCTTGCGTCTGAGGAGCAATAATTTTTGAAACTATATTCTCCAATGTTCCTTGAGTCCTTCGGACATCAACTATTCTCGCAGGATCGAGGCGAAAGTTGATCGCAAAACTAGCATTTAAATCCTGAAGGTCTTTAGTAGCACTCTGGGCGGGAACTTCAAATTTTTGCACTGTTACATCGTACACATCTACCTTGGAGATCAGCGGGGGTCTGAGGTGAAACCCCTCTAACAATGCTCCATCTCTGGCTTTTCCTAAAACGCTGACTACTCCTGCTTCACCTGGATTGATGACGACAAAAGAGTTGAAGGCGATGAGTAGCGCGCCTACTAATAGAATCCCAGCGAATGCTGATGATATACTCTGGAAACTTTGACTTTTCAACTTACAC of Oscillatoria nigro-viridis PCC 7112 contains these proteins:
- the yhdJ gene encoding adenine-specific DNA-methyltransferase, producing the protein MKIFEIDEHKLILGDVLEVLGSEIQDNSIDLIFADPPYNIGKNFNGFKDKWEFENDYLEWSYSWLNLCVNKLKHNGSLYLMASTQSMPYFDLYLRDRLTILSRIVWYYDSSGVQAKKFYGSLYEPILYCVKDKRNYTFNSSDILVEAKTGSVRKLIDYRKATPSVYNSKKVPGNVWEFPRVRYRMREYEEHPTQKPTSLLERIIKASSNEGDVVLDIFSGTFTTSFVAKQLNRKSIGIELQEKYLQIGLRRLQITPDESEEALMSEVKSGEVSPQQLTINLQL
- the hpxZ gene encoding oxalurate catabolism protein HpxZ, with amino-acid sequence MTVINDYAVVTELTELYLKYEKALCTNDIETLDNLFWDAPEVVRFGVTENLYGSDEVRAFRKGRSPVNVDREMFNLKVVTFDRDTAAVTLEFRRVMDGVVRLGRQSQMWRKFPQGWKIVSAHVSLLPV
- a CDS encoding peptidylprolyl isomerase, which produces MTRAIMETEKGTINLELFDADAPNTVKNFVDLAEKGFYDGLTFHRVIPNFMIQGGCPKGNGTGGPGYKIKCEINSNKHLAGTLSMAHAGRDTGGSQFFICHSPQSHLDGVHTTFGKTEDMSVVNAIRQGDKIISLKIEH
- a CDS encoding prohibitin family protein encodes the protein MKSQSFQSISSAFAGILLVGALLIAFNSFVVINPGEAGVVSVLGKARDGALLEGFHLRPPLISKVDVYDVTVQKFEVPAQSATKDLQDLNASFAINFRLDPARIVDVRRTQGTLENIVSKIIAPQTQEAFKTAAALRTAEQSITQRSELKRDFDTALKDRLSKYDVIVLDTSVVNIRFSTDFAKAVEEKQVAEQRAQRAVYVAQEAEQQAQADINRAQGRAEAQRLLAETLKAQGGNLVLQKEAIEAWRSGGAQMPKVLVMGAGSSRVPFIFNMSDIQEEPDRPQVTNN